From one Mycobacterium colombiense CECT 3035 genomic stretch:
- a CDS encoding putative quinol monooxygenase — MTVTVILELRFKPDEVAAGRELMGRALQDTRAFDGNVRTDVLVDEDDEAHWLIYELWETVEHDEAYRAFRAGEGKLTQLPPLLAAPPAKTRYVTSDI, encoded by the coding sequence ATGACGGTCACCGTGATACTCGAGCTCAGATTCAAGCCGGACGAGGTCGCCGCGGGGCGCGAGCTGATGGGCCGGGCGCTGCAGGACACCCGGGCGTTCGACGGCAATGTCCGCACCGACGTCCTTGTCGACGAGGACGACGAAGCGCACTGGCTCATCTACGAGTTGTGGGAGACGGTCGAACACGACGAGGCCTACCGCGCGTTTCGCGCCGGCGAGGGCAAGCTGACCCAGCTTCCCCCGCTGTTGGCCGCGCCCCCGGCCAAGACCAGGTACGTCACCAGCGACATCTAG
- a CDS encoding LLM class F420-dependent oxidoreductase, which translates to MRFGLFIPQGWRMDLVDIEPEKHWAVMRDLATYADNSAWDSMWVYDHFHTVPMPTAEATHEAWSLMAAYAASTSRIKLGQMCTAMSYRNPVYLAKVAATADVISGGRIQMGIGGGWYEHEWRAYGYGFPSAGVRLGRLDEGVQIMRDAWRDGKVSLDGKHYQVDGAIVEPKPLQDGGIPFWIAGGGEKVTLRIAARYAQYTNFTPELEAFKHKSEVLAEHCREVGTDFDAIVRSANFSAIIGTSEDDVEDRRRRIRDRMSRYVPEAAADAMLSGGSEGATGTTERVIERIAKVRDLGCEYAICYFPEAAYDRSGIELFEREVIPALS; encoded by the coding sequence ATGCGCTTTGGACTCTTCATCCCGCAGGGCTGGCGGATGGACCTGGTTGACATCGAACCCGAAAAACACTGGGCGGTGATGCGCGACCTGGCCACCTACGCCGACAACAGCGCATGGGACTCGATGTGGGTCTACGACCACTTCCACACCGTGCCGATGCCGACCGCCGAGGCCACCCACGAGGCCTGGTCGCTGATGGCGGCGTACGCGGCCAGCACGTCGCGGATCAAACTCGGCCAGATGTGCACGGCGATGAGCTACCGCAACCCCGTGTACCTGGCCAAGGTGGCCGCGACGGCCGACGTGATCTCCGGGGGCCGCATCCAGATGGGTATCGGCGGCGGCTGGTACGAACACGAGTGGCGCGCTTACGGTTACGGATTCCCCTCGGCGGGTGTGCGATTGGGCCGTCTGGACGAAGGCGTGCAGATCATGCGCGATGCCTGGCGCGACGGCAAGGTCAGCTTGGACGGGAAGCATTATCAGGTCGACGGCGCGATCGTCGAACCGAAACCGTTGCAGGACGGGGGTATTCCGTTCTGGATCGCCGGTGGCGGCGAAAAGGTGACGTTGCGCATCGCCGCGCGGTACGCGCAATACACCAACTTCACACCGGAGCTCGAGGCCTTCAAACACAAATCCGAGGTGCTGGCGGAGCACTGTCGCGAGGTGGGCACCGACTTCGACGCGATCGTGCGCTCGGCCAACTTCAGCGCAATCATCGGCACCTCCGAGGACGACGTCGAAGACCGGAGGCGGCGGATACGCGACCGGATGTCCCGTTACGTCCCCGAGGCGGCGGCCGATGCCATGCTCTCCGGCGGTTCGGAGGGGGCGACGGGCACGACGGAACGAGTCATCGAGCGGATCGCCAAGGTGCGCGACCTCGGGTGCGAATACGCGATCTGCTACTTCCCCGAGGCGGCCTATGACCGCTCCGGCATCGAATTGTTCGAACGCGAAGTGATTCCGGCGCTGAGCTAG
- a CDS encoding TetR/AcrR family transcriptional regulator gives MSRPRSDTRERIQEVARELFLQRGVQRTSLQDIANALGITKPALYYHFPSREDLVRSILVPLIDEGEQFVAEHEGRRHNDARELLEGYFDFHYRHRRDLVLLLTELSTLIDLDLIDTVLAWRERLARLVFGKKPTLAQSTRAVVAFGGLQDCCVQFPDAPHEELRDKSVAAALDALGR, from the coding sequence GTGAGCAGGCCCCGGTCGGACACCCGTGAGCGCATCCAGGAGGTCGCGCGCGAGCTGTTCCTGCAGCGGGGCGTGCAGCGCACCAGCCTGCAGGACATCGCCAATGCGCTGGGCATCACCAAACCCGCGCTGTACTACCACTTTCCGTCACGCGAAGACCTGGTGCGCAGCATCCTGGTGCCGCTGATCGACGAGGGCGAACAATTCGTCGCCGAGCACGAGGGCCGCCGCCACAATGACGCGCGCGAGCTGCTGGAGGGCTACTTCGACTTTCACTACCGGCACCGACGGGACCTGGTGCTGCTGTTGACCGAGCTCTCCACGCTGATCGACCTCGACCTCATCGACACCGTGCTGGCGTGGCGCGAGCGGCTGGCCAGGCTGGTGTTCGGCAAGAAGCCGACGCTCGCGCAGTCCACTCGCGCGGTGGTCGCGTTCGGCGGCTTGCAGGACTGCTGCGTGCAATTTCCCGATGCGCCCCACGAGGAGCTGCGCGACAAGTCGGTGGCGGCCGCGCTCGACGCGCTGGGCCGCTGA
- a CDS encoding FAD-dependent monooxygenase — MRILISGASIAGPVLAYWLTRYGFDVTVVERAPTLRKTGGHAVDLFRPAMEISAKMGVLPRIEALATGTERLTMHREGRTKGTRIDLTKIYAATSDRHVEIMRDDLSEIYYDAASDDVEYVFGDSITAIEHDGTVTFEHAPARTFDVIVGADGLHSHVRRLTFGEEADLTRFLGGYLSVVSAPKGLVDPGEMVAHVGAGRFAGIYTADHLDDARAVFMFRSKAELDYDHRDALRQKELLRQAFTGMHDQVDSWLDEVERTPTFYFDSITQLRTDRWSRRRVTLVGDAGYCPGPAVGGSTSLAVLGAYVLAGELAEADGDHLRAFAAYELRMHEPVHRSRTFARGAARGIIPGSRIGVWALTRGAQLISTMPGSLSRSLAKLNTKGIRMHDSMPVPEYSRSDV; from the coding sequence ATGCGGATACTCATCTCTGGCGCCAGCATCGCCGGTCCGGTCCTGGCGTACTGGCTGACGCGGTACGGCTTCGATGTCACCGTCGTGGAGCGCGCGCCGACGCTGCGCAAAACCGGCGGCCACGCGGTCGACCTGTTCCGCCCCGCGATGGAAATCTCGGCGAAGATGGGCGTGCTCCCGCGCATCGAGGCACTGGCCACCGGCACGGAACGGCTGACGATGCACCGGGAAGGCCGGACAAAGGGCACCCGGATCGACCTCACCAAGATCTACGCCGCCACCTCCGACCGGCACGTGGAGATCATGCGCGACGATCTGAGCGAGATCTACTACGACGCCGCCAGTGACGACGTCGAGTACGTATTCGGCGACTCGATCACCGCGATCGAGCACGACGGCACCGTGACTTTCGAGCACGCGCCCGCGCGCACCTTCGACGTCATCGTGGGCGCCGACGGGCTGCACTCCCACGTCCGGCGCCTGACCTTCGGCGAGGAGGCCGACCTGACCCGCTTCCTCGGGGGGTACCTGTCCGTGGTGTCCGCGCCCAAGGGGCTGGTCGATCCCGGCGAGATGGTCGCTCACGTCGGTGCCGGCCGTTTCGCCGGGATCTACACGGCCGATCATCTGGACGACGCCCGCGCGGTGTTCATGTTCCGCAGCAAAGCGGAATTGGACTACGACCATCGCGATGCGTTGCGGCAGAAGGAATTACTGCGCCAGGCGTTCACCGGGATGCACGACCAGGTGGACAGCTGGCTGGACGAGGTGGAGCGCACACCCACGTTTTACTTCGACTCGATCACGCAACTGCGCACCGACCGGTGGTCGCGTCGCCGGGTCACCCTGGTCGGCGACGCCGGATACTGCCCGGGACCCGCGGTGGGCGGCAGCACCAGCCTCGCCGTCCTCGGCGCCTACGTGCTGGCCGGCGAACTGGCCGAGGCCGACGGCGACCACCTGCGCGCCTTCGCCGCCTACGAATTGCGGATGCACGAACCGGTGCACCGCAGCCGGACTTTCGCGCGCGGCGCCGCCAGGGGCATCATCCCCGGTTCACGAATTGGCGTGTGGGCGTTAACCCGTGGCGCCCAGCTGATCTCGACGATGCCCGGGTCGCTGTCGCGCTCCCTGGCCAAGCTCAACACCAAGGGCATCCGGATGCACGATTCGATGCCGGTGCCCGAATACTCTCGAAGCGACGTCTGA
- a CDS encoding LLM class F420-dependent oxidoreductase: MELTGVGIWSSQLRYGDPAESAEAAAELDELGFPALWIPDVGGPVFDAVAHLLAATRRTVIATGILNLWMHAPADVAESYATLTAEHGDRFLLGIGVSHAPLIDAGQPGRYRKPLAATASFLDGLDAAPRPVPTERRVLAALGPKMLTLSATRAGGAHPYLVTPEHTASARSTLGRGPLLLPEQTVILTDSADEARQIGTDWLRSYLALPNYANNLLRSGFSQDDLAQVSDRLFNAIIAWGDEEAVMRRVAEHRSAGADHVCVQVLRADPRAFPREEWRRIAAASR, translated from the coding sequence ATGGAACTGACCGGTGTTGGAATCTGGAGTAGTCAACTGCGCTACGGCGACCCGGCCGAATCCGCCGAGGCCGCAGCTGAACTCGACGAGCTGGGCTTCCCGGCGCTGTGGATCCCCGATGTCGGCGGGCCGGTGTTCGATGCGGTGGCCCATCTGCTCGCCGCGACCAGGCGGACCGTGATCGCCACGGGAATCCTGAACCTGTGGATGCATGCGCCCGCCGACGTCGCCGAATCCTATGCGACGCTGACCGCCGAGCACGGCGACCGCTTCCTGCTCGGGATCGGTGTCAGCCACGCCCCGCTGATCGACGCGGGCCAACCCGGGCGATACCGCAAACCGCTGGCGGCGACGGCGTCCTTCCTGGACGGCCTGGATGCCGCGCCGCGGCCGGTTCCCACCGAACGCCGGGTGCTGGCCGCGCTCGGCCCGAAGATGCTGACGCTGTCGGCGACCCGCGCCGGCGGCGCCCACCCGTATCTCGTCACCCCCGAGCACACCGCCTCCGCCCGTTCGACTTTGGGGCGGGGCCCGTTGCTGCTTCCCGAACAGACGGTGATCCTGACCGACAGCGCCGACGAGGCCCGCCAGATCGGAACCGATTGGCTGCGCTCGTATTTGGCCCTGCCCAACTACGCCAACAACCTGCTGCGCAGCGGCTTCTCCCAAGACGACCTTGCGCAGGTCAGCGATCGTCTCTTCAACGCGATCATCGCGTGGGGCGACGAGGAGGCCGTCATGCGCCGCGTCGCCGAGCACCGGTCCGCGGGGGCCGACCATGTCTGCGTGCAAGTGCTGCGGGCCGATCCCCGGGCGTTCCCGCGGGAGGAATGGCGCCGCATCGCGGCCGCCTCCCGATAG
- a CDS encoding class I SAM-dependent methyltransferase gives MASKQTLFRIFYRMGFTPWDGHPLAQSVRDLVEGTRDAAALPAGRALEVGCGTGDCSIYLAQHGWTVTAVDFVAKPLERARAKARAAGAAVEFVQADVTQLSRAGIGANFELIVDNGCLHNMSDADRDAYVREISAVAAPDARLLIVAFVPGGRVGVRGVDRAEMERRFTQSWTLLSAGAERELDRAEKTPAWYYLFQRRG, from the coding sequence ATGGCTTCCAAACAAACGCTGTTCCGGATCTTCTACCGCATGGGCTTCACCCCGTGGGATGGTCACCCGCTCGCGCAGAGCGTGCGGGACCTGGTCGAGGGAACGCGCGACGCCGCGGCGCTGCCCGCCGGGCGGGCGCTGGAGGTCGGCTGCGGTACCGGTGACTGCTCCATCTATCTCGCCCAGCACGGCTGGACGGTCACCGCGGTCGACTTCGTGGCCAAGCCCCTGGAGCGGGCGCGCGCCAAGGCACGCGCGGCCGGCGCCGCGGTCGAGTTCGTCCAGGCCGACGTCACCCAACTGAGCCGGGCCGGCATCGGCGCGAACTTCGAGCTGATCGTCGACAACGGCTGCCTGCACAACATGAGCGACGCGGATCGCGACGCGTACGTCCGCGAGATCAGCGCGGTCGCGGCGCCGGACGCGCGGTTGCTGATCGTGGCGTTCGTCCCGGGCGGGCGGGTCGGGGTGCGCGGCGTCGACCGCGCCGAGATGGAACGGCGATTCACCCAGAGCTGGACGCTGCTGTCGGCCGGGGCCGAACGCGAGCTGGACCGCGCCGAGAAGACCCCCGCCTGGTACTACCTGTTTCAAAGGCGCGGTTAG
- a CDS encoding 3-hydroxyacyl-CoA dehydrogenase NAD-binding domain-containing protein: MAENTVQWDKDADGIVTLTLDDPTGSANVMNEHYSESMHNAVERLAAEKDSITGVVITSAKKTFFAGGDLKGMINLGPENAGEAFDTVESVKRDLRALETLGKPVVAAINGAALGGGLEIALACHHRIAADVKGLVVGLPEVTLGLLPGGGGVTRTVRMFGIQNAFMNILSQGTRFKADKAKEIGLVDELVGSVEELVPAAKAWIKANPDSHEQPWDKKGYKMPGGTPSSPALAGILPSFPALLKKQLKGAPMPAPRAILDAAVEGAQVDFDTASRIESRYFTQLVTGQVAKNMIQAFFFDLQHINGGGSRPDGIEPVKINKIGVLGAGMMGAGIAYVSAKAGYEVVLKDVSLEAAQKGKAYSEKLEAKALQRGKTTEEKSKALLDRITPAADPADLKGVDFVIEAVFENQELKHKVFQEIEDIVEPNALLGSNTSTLPITGLATGVKRQEDFIGIHFFSPVDKMPLVEIIKGEKTSDEALARVFDYTLAIGKTPIVVNDSRGFFTSRVIGTFVNEALAMLGEGVEPASVEHAGSQAGYPAPPLQLSDELNLELMHKIATATRKGVEDAGGTYEPHPAEAVVEKMIELGRPSRLKGAGFYEYADGKRTRLWPGLRETFKSGSAEIPLQDMVDRMLFAEALETQKCLDEGVLTSTADANIGSIMGIGFPPYTGGSAQFIVGYQGAGGIGKEAFVARAKELAAKYGDRFLPPASLS; the protein is encoded by the coding sequence ATGGCAGAGAACACCGTTCAGTGGGACAAGGACGCCGACGGCATCGTCACGCTGACCCTGGACGACCCCACCGGGTCGGCCAACGTGATGAACGAGCATTACAGCGAGTCGATGCACAACGCTGTGGAACGTCTTGCCGCCGAGAAGGATTCGATCACCGGCGTGGTGATCACCAGCGCGAAGAAGACCTTCTTCGCCGGCGGTGACCTGAAGGGCATGATCAACCTCGGCCCGGAGAACGCCGGTGAGGCGTTCGACACCGTCGAGTCGGTCAAGCGTGACCTGCGCGCCCTCGAGACGCTGGGCAAGCCGGTGGTCGCGGCCATCAACGGCGCCGCACTGGGTGGTGGCCTGGAGATCGCGCTGGCGTGTCACCACCGCATCGCCGCGGACGTCAAGGGTCTGGTCGTCGGCCTGCCCGAGGTCACCCTGGGGCTGCTGCCCGGTGGCGGCGGCGTGACCCGCACCGTGCGGATGTTTGGTATCCAGAACGCGTTCATGAACATCCTGTCGCAGGGCACCAGGTTCAAGGCGGACAAGGCCAAGGAGATCGGCCTGGTCGACGAGCTGGTCGGCTCGGTCGAGGAACTGGTTCCCGCCGCGAAGGCGTGGATCAAGGCCAACCCCGACTCGCACGAACAGCCTTGGGACAAAAAGGGTTACAAGATGCCCGGCGGCACCCCGTCCAGCCCCGCGCTGGCCGGCATCCTGCCGTCGTTCCCGGCGCTGCTCAAGAAGCAGCTCAAGGGCGCGCCGATGCCGGCGCCGCGGGCCATCCTGGACGCGGCCGTCGAGGGCGCGCAGGTGGACTTCGACACCGCCAGCCGCATCGAGAGCCGCTACTTCACCCAGCTGGTCACCGGCCAGGTCGCCAAGAACATGATCCAGGCGTTCTTCTTCGACCTGCAGCACATCAACGGCGGTGGTTCCCGCCCGGACGGCATCGAGCCGGTCAAGATCAACAAGATCGGTGTACTCGGCGCGGGCATGATGGGCGCCGGCATCGCCTACGTCTCGGCCAAGGCCGGGTACGAGGTGGTGCTCAAGGACGTCAGCCTCGAGGCCGCCCAGAAGGGCAAGGCCTACTCGGAAAAGCTTGAGGCCAAGGCACTTCAGCGTGGGAAGACCACCGAGGAGAAGAGCAAGGCGCTGTTGGACCGGATCACGCCGGCCGCCGACCCGGCCGACCTCAAGGGCGTCGACTTCGTGATCGAGGCCGTGTTCGAGAACCAGGAACTCAAGCACAAGGTGTTCCAGGAGATCGAGGACATCGTCGAGCCCAACGCGCTGCTCGGGTCCAACACCTCGACGCTGCCGATCACCGGTCTGGCGACCGGCGTGAAGCGCCAGGAGGACTTCATCGGGATCCACTTCTTCTCGCCGGTCGACAAGATGCCGTTGGTGGAAATCATCAAGGGCGAGAAGACCTCTGACGAGGCGCTGGCCCGCGTGTTCGACTACACGCTGGCCATCGGCAAGACCCCGATCGTGGTCAACGACAGCCGGGGCTTCTTCACCAGCCGCGTCATCGGCACCTTCGTCAACGAGGCGCTGGCGATGCTGGGCGAGGGCGTGGAGCCGGCGAGCGTGGAGCACGCCGGGTCGCAGGCCGGTTACCCGGCCCCGCCGCTGCAGCTGTCCGACGAGCTGAACCTGGAGCTGATGCACAAGATCGCGACGGCCACCCGCAAGGGGGTCGAGGACGCGGGCGGCACCTACGAGCCGCACCCGGCCGAGGCCGTCGTCGAGAAGATGATCGAGCTCGGCCGGCCCAGCCGCTTGAAGGGTGCCGGCTTCTACGAGTACGCCGACGGCAAGCGGACCCGGCTGTGGCCGGGCCTGCGCGAGACGTTCAAGTCCGGCAGCGCGGAAATTCCGTTGCAGGACATGGTCGATCGCATGCTGTTCGCCGAGGCGCTGGAGACCCAGAAGTGCCTCGACGAGGGCGTGCTGACGTCGACCGCCGACGCCAACATCGGCTCGATCATGGGCATCGGGTTCCCGCCGTACACCGGTGGTAGCGCGCAGTTCATCGTCGGTTACCAGGGCGCGGGTGGCATCGGCAAGGAAGCTTTCGTGGCCCGGGCCAAGGAGCTGGCCGCCAAGTACGGCGACCGCTTCCTGCCGCCGGCGTCGCTGAGCTAA
- a CDS encoding acetyl-CoA C-acetyltransferase has protein sequence MSEEAFIYEAIRTPRGKQRNGSLNEVKPLNLVVGLVDELRRRFPDLDENLISDMILGVVSPVGDQGGDIARTAVLAAGLPETTGGVQLNRFCASGLEAVNTAAQKVRSGWDDLVLAGGVESMSRVPMGSDGGAWATDPETNYRIGFVPQGIGADLIATIEGFSREDVDRYALRSQEKAAAAWSGGYFAKSVVPVRDQNGLVILDHDEHMRPDTTLEGLGKLKTAFDGIGEMGGFDDVALTKYHYVEKINHVHTGGNSSGIVDGAALVLVGSEAAGKSQGLTPRARIVATATSGSDPVIMLTGPTPATRKVLDRAGMTIDDIDLFELNEAFASVVLKFQKDLNIPDEKLNVNGGAIAMGHPLGATGAMITGTMVDELERRNARRALITLCIGGGMGVATIIERV, from the coding sequence ATGTCCGAAGAAGCTTTTATCTATGAGGCCATCCGCACCCCGCGGGGCAAGCAGCGCAACGGTTCGCTGAACGAGGTGAAGCCCCTCAACCTGGTCGTGGGCCTGGTTGACGAGCTCCGTCGGCGTTTCCCCGACCTGGACGAGAACCTGATCAGCGACATGATCCTGGGTGTGGTGTCCCCGGTCGGTGACCAGGGCGGCGACATCGCCCGCACCGCGGTGCTGGCCGCCGGCCTGCCCGAGACCACCGGCGGCGTGCAGCTCAACCGCTTCTGCGCCTCCGGCCTGGAGGCCGTCAACACCGCCGCGCAGAAGGTGCGCTCCGGCTGGGACGACCTGGTGCTGGCCGGCGGTGTCGAGTCGATGAGCCGCGTCCCGATGGGCTCCGACGGCGGCGCCTGGGCGACCGACCCCGAGACCAACTACCGGATCGGCTTCGTCCCGCAGGGCATCGGCGCCGACCTGATCGCCACCATCGAGGGCTTCTCCCGCGAGGACGTCGACCGCTACGCGCTGCGCTCGCAGGAGAAGGCGGCCGCGGCGTGGTCGGGCGGCTACTTCGCCAAGTCGGTGGTTCCGGTGCGCGACCAGAACGGTCTGGTCATCCTCGACCACGACGAGCACATGCGGCCCGACACCACCCTGGAGGGCCTGGGCAAGCTGAAGACCGCGTTCGACGGCATCGGCGAGATGGGCGGCTTCGACGACGTGGCGCTGACCAAGTACCACTACGTCGAGAAGATCAACCACGTGCACACCGGCGGCAACAGCTCCGGCATCGTCGACGGCGCCGCGCTGGTGCTGGTCGGTTCGGAAGCGGCGGGCAAGTCGCAGGGGCTGACCCCGCGGGCCCGCATCGTGGCCACCGCCACCAGCGGCTCCGACCCGGTCATCATGCTCACCGGCCCGACCCCGGCCACCCGCAAGGTGCTCGACCGCGCGGGCATGACGATCGACGACATCGATCTGTTCGAGCTGAACGAGGCGTTCGCGTCGGTGGTGCTGAAGTTCCAGAAGGACCTCAACATCCCGGACGAGAAGCTCAACGTCAACGGTGGCGCCATCGCGATGGGCCACCCGCTCGGCGCCACCGGCGCCATGATCACCGGCACCATGGTCGACGAGCTCGAGCGCCGCAACGCGCGTCGCGCCCTGATCACGCTGTGCATCGGCGGCGGCATGGGTGTCGCCACCATCATCGAGAGGGTTTAA
- a CDS encoding pyridoxal phosphate-dependent aminotransferase yields MTVSRLRPYATTVFAEMSALAARIGAVNLGQGFPDEDGPPAMLKAAQEAIADGVNQYPPGVGIAPLRHAIAAQRQRRYGIDYDPDTEVLVTVGATEAIASAVIGLVEPGSEVLLIEPFYDSYSPVVAMASAQRVAVPLVPHGRGFALDADALRRAVTPRTRALIVNSPHNPTGTVLSDEELAAIAEVAIAADLLVITDEVYEHLVFDGRRHVPLAGFDGMAERTITISSAAKMFNCTGWKIGWACGPAQLIAGMRAAKQYLSYVGGAPFQPAVALALETEDAWVAGLRATLQARRDRLAAGLIDVGFEVHDSAGTYFVCADPRPLGYDDSSAFCAALPEKVGVAAIPMSAFCDPAATRGPADVWNHLVRFTFCKRDDTLDEAIKRLAALRERPAM; encoded by the coding sequence ATGACGGTGTCGCGACTACGCCCCTACGCGACGACGGTATTCGCCGAGATGTCGGCGCTGGCCGCGCGGATCGGAGCGGTGAACCTCGGCCAGGGGTTCCCGGACGAGGACGGGCCCCCGGCCATGCTGAAGGCCGCCCAGGAGGCCATCGCCGACGGCGTCAACCAATACCCGCCGGGCGTCGGCATCGCACCGCTGCGCCACGCCATCGCCGCCCAGCGGCAGCGCCGCTACGGCATCGACTACGACCCCGACACCGAGGTGCTGGTGACGGTCGGGGCGACCGAGGCCATCGCGTCGGCGGTGATCGGCCTCGTCGAACCCGGCTCCGAGGTGCTGCTCATCGAGCCGTTCTACGACTCCTACTCGCCGGTGGTGGCGATGGCCTCCGCGCAGCGGGTGGCCGTGCCGCTGGTCCCGCATGGCCGCGGCTTCGCCCTGGACGCCGATGCCCTGCGCCGGGCGGTGACGCCACGGACGCGCGCGTTGATCGTCAATTCCCCGCACAACCCGACCGGCACGGTGCTGAGCGACGAGGAGTTGGCCGCCATCGCCGAGGTCGCGATCGCGGCCGACCTGTTGGTGATCACCGACGAGGTCTACGAGCACCTGGTGTTCGACGGGCGGCGACATGTGCCGCTGGCCGGCTTCGACGGCATGGCCGAGCGGACGATCACGATCTCCAGCGCGGCCAAGATGTTCAACTGCACCGGCTGGAAGATCGGATGGGCCTGCGGCCCCGCACAACTCATCGCCGGCATGCGCGCCGCCAAGCAGTATCTGAGCTACGTCGGCGGTGCGCCGTTCCAGCCGGCGGTGGCCTTGGCGCTCGAGACCGAGGACGCGTGGGTGGCCGGCCTGCGCGCCACTTTGCAGGCCAGACGTGACCGGCTGGCCGCCGGGCTGATCGACGTCGGGTTCGAGGTGCACGACAGCGCCGGCACGTACTTCGTGTGCGCCGATCCGCGTCCGCTGGGCTACGACGACAGCAGCGCGTTCTGCGCGGCGCTACCGGAAAAGGTTGGCGTGGCCGCGATTCCGATGTCGGCCTTCTGTGACCCGGCCGCCACGCGTGGCCCGGCCGACGTGTGGAATCACTTGGTGCGCTTCACCTTCTGTAAGCGCGACGACACCCTCGACGAGGCGATCAAGCGACTGGCCGCGCTGCGTGAGCGCCCGGCTATGTAG
- a CDS encoding SRPBCC family protein, with translation MAVQASSEIVIDAPPEVIMEALADMDAVPSWSSVHKRVEVVDKHPDGRPYHVKVTIAVTGIHDTEMLEYHWGPDWMVWDAQKTAQQRGQHGEYTLTREGYDRTRVRFVITVEPFAPLPEFWVNRARKKILHSALEGLRKRVTEGFGRAT, from the coding sequence GTGGCCGTTCAAGCGTCGTCGGAAATCGTCATCGACGCGCCTCCGGAAGTGATCATGGAGGCGCTGGCCGACATGGACGCCGTGCCGTCGTGGTCGTCGGTGCACAAACGGGTCGAGGTCGTCGACAAGCACCCCGACGGCCGGCCGTACCACGTGAAGGTCACCATCGCGGTGACGGGCATCCACGACACCGAAATGCTCGAATACCACTGGGGGCCGGACTGGATGGTGTGGGACGCGCAAAAGACCGCCCAGCAACGTGGCCAGCACGGGGAGTACACCCTCACCCGGGAGGGCTACGACAGGACCAGGGTGCGGTTCGTCATCACTGTCGAACCCTTTGCTCCGCTGCCCGAGTTCTGGGTCAACCGGGCCCGCAAGAAGATCCTGCATTCCGCGCTCGAGGGTCTGCGCAAGCGCGTGACCGAGGGCTTCGGCCGTGCTACATAG
- a CDS encoding SRPBCC family protein yields MAVKASREFVVNAPPEVVMEALTDVGVLSSWSPLHKHIEVIDRYPDGRPHHVKTTIKIFGLVDKEVLEYHWGPDWVVYDATGTSQQHGQHVEYTLKPEGIDQTRVRFDVTVEPGRPMPAFIVRRAAESVLDSSVKGLCELVKRVHGSSDAE; encoded by the coding sequence GTGGCCGTAAAAGCATCACGGGAATTCGTCGTCAACGCGCCGCCAGAAGTGGTCATGGAAGCGCTGACAGATGTCGGCGTCCTGTCGTCGTGGTCGCCGCTGCACAAACACATCGAGGTGATCGACCGGTATCCCGACGGCCGGCCCCACCACGTCAAGACCACGATCAAGATTTTCGGGCTGGTCGACAAGGAGGTCCTGGAGTATCACTGGGGCCCCGATTGGGTCGTCTACGACGCCACGGGAACCTCCCAGCAGCACGGGCAGCACGTCGAGTACACCCTCAAACCCGAAGGGATCGACCAGACCCGGGTGCGTTTCGACGTCACCGTCGAGCCCGGCCGGCCGATGCCCGCGTTCATCGTCCGCCGGGCGGCCGAGAGCGTTCTCGACTCTTCGGTAAAGGGACTGTGCGAATTGGTGAAGCGGGTTCACGGTTCGTCCGACGCCGAATAG